Part of the Acidobacteriota bacterium genome is shown below.
CGATACAGGCCGGGCTGAGCATCGATGACTTCGCCCCCCGGCTGTCGTTCTTCTTCAACGCCCACTCGGATTTCTTTGAGGAGATCGCCAAGTACCGGGCCGCCCGGCGCATTTACGCCAGGCGGATGAAGAACAAGTACGGGGCCAAGGACCCGCGAAGCTGGCTGCTGCGGTTTCACACGCAGACGGCCGGGTGTTCGCTGACGGCCCAGCAACCGGAGAACAACATCGTTCGAACGGCCATCCAGGCGCTTTCCGGCGTGCTCGGCGGAACGCAATCCCTGCACACCAACTCCATGGACGAGACGCTCGCCTTGCCGTCGGAAAAGGCAGCCCTGATCGCCCTGCGTACCCAGCAGGTTATTGCCTATGAAACGGGCGTGGCCAATACGATTGATCCGCTGGCCGGGTCGTACTTTGTCGAGTCGCTGACTGACCGAATGGAGGCCGAGGCGGAGGAGATCTTCGAGGAGATCGAGCGCCAGGGCGGGGTCGTGGCCAGCATCGAAGAAGGGTATTTCCAGCGTGAGATAGCCCGCTCCGCCTACAGGTACCAGCGGGAGATCGAGAAGAACGAACGCAAGGTTGTGGGTGTCAACGACTTCGTCCTCGAGGATGAAAAGATCGACATCCCCGTGCTCAGGATCGACCGCCAGGTGGAGCTTGACCAGGTGGCGAACCTGAAGAAGGTCAAGGCGGAGCGCGATCAGGCCGCCGTCCGGGCATCGCTGGAGAAGCTCCGTCAGGCCGCTGAAGGGGACGGCAACACGTTCGAGGCGATTCTGGAATGCAGCCGCGCGTATGTCGCCATGGGTGAGATGTGCGACGTTCTTCGCGGCGTGTGGGGTGAATGGGTGGAGAGCCAGGCGGCGATGCAGGCGTCGTGACCGGCGATGCATCCCGCGAGGAAGCGCCCGAACGATAAAACTGTGCGCTAACACGTATCTATTAGCAGTAAAGCAGCTATGACAAAAAAAATCAGAGTACTCTTAGCCAAGCCGGGGCTTGACGGCCACGATCGCGGCATCAAGGTGATCGCCTCGGCCTTTCGTGACGCCGGGATGGAGGTAATCTATTCCGGGCTTCGGCAGACCCCGCCCATGATCGTCGATGCCGCCATCCAGGAGGACGTCGACGCTATCGGCATCTCTATCCTCTCCGGCGCCCACATGACGCTGTTTCCGGCCATTCTCGAGGAGATGAAGAGACGCGGCGCCGATGACATCATTCTTTTCGGCGGCGGGATCATCCCGGACGACGACAAGGACGAGCTGGAAAAGATGGGTGTGGCCAAGATTTTTACCCCGGGAGCCCCGACCGAGGAGGCGGTGGAGTTCCTTCGCCGGGCGATTGCCGAGAAACCGTCCGACGAGAAAATCATGTAGCTAAATCAAGTCCGTTCACACTATAGGCGCTTCCGGGAGGATTTATGTCGAAGAATATTGATGAAAAACAGCAGGCTGTCAGGGATGAGGTAGCGGCGTTTGCGAAGAAAGAAATTTATCCGGTGTCCGAGAAGTGGGACCGGATGGGAGAGCCGAGGGAGTTCCCCCGCGAGCTGTATCGCAAGATCGGCCAGGCGGGATTCATCGGCTACTGCATGCCGAAAGAGTACGGCGGCCAGGGCAAGAGCCACATTGAGTACATTACCCTGGTCGAGGAGTTGTGCTACCACGACGCCGCGGTGGGGTTGCTGTGCGCCGTCGGTGAGCTGGCCACGTACCCCATCCTGTACTTCGGCAACGAGGCGCAGAAGAAGAAGTACGTGCCGGACTGTGCCAGCGGCAAGCGTATCCCGGCCTTTGTGCTGACCGAACCGAACGCCGGTTCCGATGCGGCCAACCAGTCGACGATAGCGGTCGAGAGCGGCTCGGATTACGTGATAAACGGTGAGAAGATTTTCATCATGCACGGCGACGTGGCCGACGTGGGGGTTGTCTTCTGCAAGATCGAAGGCCAGCCGAAGCTGTCGGCGATTATCGTGGAAACGGATCAGCCCGGCTGGCAGGGCCGGACGCTCAAGCACAAGCTGGGCATGCGGGCGGCGACCACCGGCGGCATCATCCTTAAAGACGTCAAGGCGCCGAAGGAGAACCTGCTGGGCGAGATCGGCAAGAGTTTCCGGTACGCCATGACGACGCTGGACAGCGCCCGGATCGGGGTTGCGGCTCAGGGCGTGGGCATTTCCCAGCGGGCTCTGGACGAGTCGGTGGCGTACGCCAAGAAGCGCCAGGCGTTCGGTCAGCCCATCGCCAAGCTGCAGGCGATTCAGTGGATGATTGCGGACATGGCCACCCGCCTGGAAGCGGCGCGCGGCCTGGCCTACAAGGCGGCCCAGATGCAGGATCGAGGCGAGAAGTTCTCGCTGGAGGCCTCTATGGCCAAGCTGTTCTGTTCGGAGACGGCCAGGTTCTGCGTCGATCGCGCCATGCAGATCCACGCCGGGTACGGCTACATCGGCGAGTTCTCCCCGATAGAAAAGCTGTACCGCGACCAGCGGGTGCTGGAAATCTACGAGGGCACCTCCGAGGTCCAGCGCCTGGTCATTGCCGGCAACATCATTGGTCGTTGATGGTATTCGGGCAGTTTGAGATAGATTCCTTCGTCGAGCAGGAGTTCCGGCTCGACGGAGGAACCATGTTCGGTATTGTGCCGAAATTCCTGTGGCAGCGGTCGGTCGCGGCCGACGAGAATAATCTTATCGCGATGGTCACCAACGTTTTCGTGCTGAGAGCGCATGGCCGTGTCATAATGTTCGACGCCGGGCTCGGTGACACGCTCTCGGATAAGGAAAAGACTGTCTACGGCACGGACGGTGTCTCGGCCCTCGAGAGCGGCCTTTCGGGTCTGGGCCTGGCGTCGGATAAGGTAGACCGGGTCGTGCTGACGCACCTGCACACCGACCATGCCGGTGGGGCGGTGAAGCGGGAAAACGGCCGGTATGTCCCTCGGTTCAAAAATGCCCGGTACGTTGTCAGCCGGGACGAGTGGGCCGTGGCGCTCAGGCCTGACGAGCGAACCGCCGCCGTGTACATCCCGGAGCGGTTGCGGCCGCTCGAGGAGGCCGGCCAGGTGGAATTTATCGAGGGCGACACGGAGTTGTTTCCCGGGGTCAGGACGGTGCGAACGGGGGGGCATACGGACGCGCATTTTGCCCTGGAGCTGGAGTCGGAAGGCCGGCAGGTGTTGTACTATGCCGACATATTCTGCACCTCGGCGCACCTTCGCGTCCCGTTTGTGCCGGCCAGCGACCTGTATCCGGTGCAGACAATGGAAGTTAAGCGTCGGGTCCTGGCACGGGTTGTCGACACCGACGTTGTTCTTGCGTTTGATCATGATCCCCGGATGCCGTTTGCCACTGTCAGGCAGACCGGGATGGCGCTGGTGGCCGAGCCGGTCACAGCATAATACGAGCTTACACGGGTGAACACGTGTCACTTGAAGAAAAACTGAACCGTCTCGAGGAGATGCGCGCGGAAGCGAGACTTGGCGGCGGCCAGGCGCGCATTGACGCCCAGCACAAGAAGGGCAAGCTGACCGCGCGCGAGCGCATCGACCTGCTGGTCGATGCCAACTCGTTCGAGGAATTCGATGCCTTTGTCACGCACCGTTCCACCGATTTCGGCCTTGACAGGTTGAAGTTCCTCGGCGACGGTGTTATCACCGGGTGTGGCAAGATCAGGGGGCGTCCCGTCTACATTTTCTCCCAGGATTTCACCGTTCTCGGCGGGTCGCTCTCGGAGGCCCACGCGGAGAAGATCTGCAAGATCATGGATATGGCCATGAAAGTCGGTGCGCCGGTCATCGGGCTGAACGACTCGGGCGGCGCCCGTATCCAGGAAGGGGTGGTTTCGCTCGGCGGCTACGCGGACATTTTTCTTCGGAACACCCTGGCCTCGGGGGTGGTGCCGCAGATTTCGGTTGTCCTTGGCCCCTGCGCCGGGGGCGCCGTCTACAGCCCGGCCATAACGGATTTCGTTCTGATGACCAAGGGCACCTCCTACATGTTCGTCACCGGGCCGAACGTGGTGAAGACGGTCACGCATGAGGCGGTCTCGTCCGAGGAGCTTGGAGGGGCGCAGGTGCACGCGGCCAAATCCGGCGTGGCCCACTTTGCCTGTGACAACGAAGCCGACGCCGTGGCGAAACTCAAACGGCTGCTGGACTTCATTCCCCAGAACAACTGTGAAGACCCGCCCAGTGCCGACTGCACCGACCCACTTGACCGGGAGGATGAGGCGCTCGATCACATCGTGCCCGAGAACCCCAATCAGCCGTACGACATGAAGGACGTGATAAACCGGGTGGTCGACGCCGGTTCGTTTTTTGAAGTGCACGAGGAATTTGCGCCCAACCTGGTGGTCGGGTTCGCGCATCTTGGCGGCCGCTCGGTCGGTATCATCGCCAACCAGCCTGCCGTGCTGGCCGGGGTGCTGGATATCAACTCGTCGATCAAGGGCGCGAGGTTTATACGGTTCTGCGACGCCTTCAACATCCCCATCGTGACCTTCGAGGACGTTCCGGGTTTCATGCCGGGTGTGGAACAGGAGCACGGCGGCATAATCCGCAACGGCGCCAAGCTCCTGTACGCCTACTGTGAGGCCACCGTGCCGAAGATTACCGTCATCACGCGCAAGGCGTACGGCGGTGCCTACGACGTCATGAATTCCAAGCACGTTCGCGGCGACATGAACTACGCGTGGCCGACGGCCGAGATCGCCGTGATGGGGCCCAAGGGCGCGGTGGAGATCATCTTCAAGAAGGAAATCGCGGCGGCGGTCGACCCGGAGGCCGAGGTCCGAAAGAAGACCGAAGAGTTCCGTGAGAAATTCGCCAACCCGTTCATTGCCGCGGGACGCGGCTACGTCGATGACATTATCGAGCCGAAGACCACCCGCCCCCGCCTGATCCGCGCCTTCGAAATGCTCGAAACGAAGAAGGATACTAACCCGTTGAAGAAACACGGCAACATACCGCTGTAGCGTCGCCGTGAGGTCCGTCGCAGGCTGAGATGAAAGCGAGTATCAAAAAGATTCTTATCGCCAATCGAGGGGAGATCGCCGTGCGCGTGGTGCGGGCCTGCCGTGATCTCGGAATTACCTCGGTGGCCGTATACTCGGAGTGCGACAAAACCGCCTTTCACGTTCGCATGGCGGACGAGGCGGTCTTTATCGGCGACTCACCGTCGTCCGAGAGCTACCTGGCGCAGGATAAGATCATCGCCGCCGCGCAGCAGACCGGGGCGGACGCCATTCATCCCGGCTACGGTTTCCTTGCCGAGAACCCGGATTTTGCCGCGCGTTGTGCCGACGAGGGCATTATTTTCATCGGTCCGAAGGCTCAGACGGTTCGTCTGCTGGGCGACAAACTCCAGGCGCGCCGGATGGCGCTCAAAGCCGGGCTTTCGGTAATCCCCGGGGCTGACATTGAGGGCCGGGATTATGAGACGGCGTTGCGGGAGGCAAAAGCCCTCGGTTTTCCGGTTCTGGTCAAGGCGGCGGCCGGGGGCGGGGGCAAGGGGATGCGGGTCGTAAACTCCGAAGAGTCGTTGAGCGAGGCGCTGCAGTCGGCCGGCAGTGAGGCGCTCTCGGCGTTTGGCGACGGGCGCGTGTTCGTTGAAAAGTACCTCAGCCATCCCCGTCACGTGGAGATTCAGATTCTGAGCGACGAGCACGGCAACTGCGTTCATCTCGGCGAGCGGGAGTGTTCCATCCAGCGGCGCCATCAGAAGGTGATCGAAGAATCACCATCGCCGATCATGACCGAAGATCTGCGCTCCCGCATGGGCGAGGCGGCGGTCAAGGTAGCCCGGCAGTGCGCCTACGTGGGGGCCGGGACGGTTGAGTTCCTTGTCGACGAGGACCGTTCGTTTTACTTCCTCGAGGTCAACACGCGGCTCCAGGTCGAGCATCCGGTCACCGAAATGGTGACGGGTGTGGACATCGTCAAGAAACAAATTGCTATAGCGGAAGGCAAGCCCGTGGGTATCCGTCAGGACGAGGTCAGGCTCAACGGCCACGCCATCGAATGCCGCCTTTACGCCGAAGACCCGCTGCAGGGGTTTGTACCTTCCACCGGGACGCTGAAGAACTACCGTATACCGTCCGGTCCGGGCGTGCGGGTCGACTCGGGGGTCGTCATTTTCATGGAGATACCGATTTACTACGACCCGATAATCGCCAAGCTCATCGTGTGGGGCGCCGACCGCAAGGAGTCAATCGCCCGAATGAAACGTGCGCTCGAGGAGTTCAGGATTTCGGGCATCGAGACGACCCTCGGGTTTCATCGCGTCGTTCTGGACCACCCGCGATTTCTGGCCGGTGATTTCTCGACCAGGTTTCTTGAGGAGGAGTACCCCGAGCACGGCTACCGGTTTTTCAGCGACCAGTTGGCCCTGGAAGCGGCGCTTGCGGCCGCCCTGCACACCTTTGTCAGCGAGCGCCGAATAGCAATGCGCGGCGGGCCGGTGCCCGGGCGGGCAGCGTCGGACTGGAAATCGACTTATCGGAGAAAGAACCTCAGCAGGTTCGGGGGAAGCCGCTGATGCCGCGCTACCAGGTGGTCGTTGAGGGCGAGGAGTTCGACATCGAGATAGAGTACCGCTCGGAGCAATACCTGGTGACAGTCAACGGTCGTTCGCTGCGGATCACGAGCCATAGTCTGGGCGAGAGTCGGGCGCTGCTGTTGATCGGCAACGAGACCCTGGAGGTCGACGTGCGCGCCAACGGCGCCTCGGCCGAGAAGATGGTTTTCATACGCGGGCACGATATCCCCGTGACGGTCGAGGATTACCAGTTGGCGCGAATGCGAAAGACGGCCGGTATCAGCGCGGGACCGGCGCAGGAGACGTCGCTCAGGGCGCCGATGCCCGGCCTGGTGATCGACGTCAGGGTGAAACCGGGCCAGCGCGTGACGAGAGGAGAGCCCCTGATCGTCATCGAGGCAATGAAAATGGAAAACATCATCAAAGCCCGGGCCGAGGCCGTCATAAAAGCCACGCACGTGGCGGCCGGACAGTCGGTTGAGAAGGGCAACGTGCTGCTGGAGTTCGAGTAGATGGCCGACGACAAACGGAGAACATCGTCGGGGATTGACATCCCGGTCAGCCTTGGGCCCGAAGACGTCACTGTCGACCGTCAACGACTGGGGCAGGCCGGCCGGTATCCCTTCACTCGCGGCGTGTACGCCGACATGTATCGGGGTCGGCCGTGGACCATGCGGCAGTATGCCGGGTTCGGGACGGCCGAAGAAACCAACAAGCGATTCAAGTACCTGCTGGAACGCGGGCAGACCGGGCTGTCCGTAGCCTTCGACCTGGCCACCCAGATAGGTTACGATTCGGATCACCCGATGGCCAGGGGCGAAGTCGGCCGCACGGGGGTCGCGGTCTCCTCACTGCGTGACATGGAGACGCTGTTTGCGGGCATACCGCTTGACGAAGTGTCCACCTCGATGACGATCAACTCCACGGCCGTTGTTCTTCTGGCCATGTATGTGATTGTCGGAAAGAAGCAGGGTGTGGCGCCGGCGAAACTTGCCGGCACGTTGCAGAATGACGTTCTGAAGGAGTTCGTCGCGCGGGGGACCTACATTTTCCCGCCGCGGCCTTCGATGAAGATCGTCACGGACATCCTGGCCTATGGATCGACGCATCTGCCGCGTTACAACACCATCTCGATCTCCGGCTATCACATTCGCGAGGCCGGGGCTACGGCCGCCCAGGAGGTGGCTTTCACTCTGGCCAACGCCATCGCGTACGTCACGGCGGCGCTTTCGGCGGGACTGCTGATTGACGATATTGCACCGCGCCTGTCGTTCTTCTTCGCCTGCCACAATGAAATTCTCGAGGAGGTGGCCAGGTTTCGGGCGGCCCGGCGAATCTGGGCCGCCATAGTCAAGGAGCGGTTCAAGGCCGAAGACGAGTGCTCGATGCGGCTTCGGTTTCACACCCAGACCGGCGGGTCAACCCTGACGGCACAGCAACCGGAGAACAACATCGTCCGGACGACGCTGCAGGCGCTGGCCGCCGTGCTG
Proteins encoded:
- a CDS encoding methylmalonyl-CoA mutase family protein — protein: MFSKGFLKSLNDRLARWNKEAAKSRARRSLPRFFTVSGSEIDELYTPGSVHGADQENYHWEKIGLPGEYPYTRGVHHTMYRTRLWTMRQFAGMGTPKQTHDRFKYILEQGGTGLSTAFDLPTLMGYDSDHPRSLGEVGKCGVAVDTLADMEIIFGDIDLSKVSVSMTINSTASMALAMLLAVAEKQGVPFEKVRGTLQNDILKEYIAQKEFIFPPKPSIRLITDMMAYCTKHVPQWNTISISGYHIREAGATAAQELAYTLADGFCYIEAAIQAGLSIDDFAPRLSFFFNAHSDFFEEIAKYRAARRIYARRMKNKYGAKDPRSWLLRFHTQTAGCSLTAQQPENNIVRTAIQALSGVLGGTQSLHTNSMDETLALPSEKAALIALRTQQVIAYETGVANTIDPLAGSYFVESLTDRMEAEAEEIFEEIERQGGVVASIEEGYFQREIARSAYRYQREIEKNERKVVGVNDFVLEDEKIDIPVLRIDRQVELDQVANLKKVKAERDQAAVRASLEKLRQAAEGDGNTFEAILECSRAYVAMGEMCDVLRGVWGEWVESQAAMQAS
- a CDS encoding cobalamin B12-binding domain-containing protein — encoded protein: MTKKIRVLLAKPGLDGHDRGIKVIASAFRDAGMEVIYSGLRQTPPMIVDAAIQEDVDAIGISILSGAHMTLFPAILEEMKRRGADDIILFGGGIIPDDDKDELEKMGVAKIFTPGAPTEEAVEFLRRAIAEKPSDEKIM
- a CDS encoding acyl-CoA dehydrogenase family protein, translated to MSKNIDEKQQAVRDEVAAFAKKEIYPVSEKWDRMGEPREFPRELYRKIGQAGFIGYCMPKEYGGQGKSHIEYITLVEELCYHDAAVGLLCAVGELATYPILYFGNEAQKKKYVPDCASGKRIPAFVLTEPNAGSDAANQSTIAVESGSDYVINGEKIFIMHGDVADVGVVFCKIEGQPKLSAIIVETDQPGWQGRTLKHKLGMRAATTGGIILKDVKAPKENLLGEIGKSFRYAMTTLDSARIGVAAQGVGISQRALDESVAYAKKRQAFGQPIAKLQAIQWMIADMATRLEAARGLAYKAAQMQDRGEKFSLEASMAKLFCSETARFCVDRAMQIHAGYGYIGEFSPIEKLYRDQRVLEIYEGTSEVQRLVIAGNIIGR
- a CDS encoding MBL fold metallo-hydrolase — encoded protein: MVFGQFEIDSFVEQEFRLDGGTMFGIVPKFLWQRSVAADENNLIAMVTNVFVLRAHGRVIMFDAGLGDTLSDKEKTVYGTDGVSALESGLSGLGLASDKVDRVVLTHLHTDHAGGAVKRENGRYVPRFKNARYVVSRDEWAVALRPDERTAAVYIPERLRPLEEAGQVEFIEGDTELFPGVRTVRTGGHTDAHFALELESEGRQVLYYADIFCTSAHLRVPFVPASDLYPVQTMEVKRRVLARVVDTDVVLAFDHDPRMPFATVRQTGMALVAEPVTA
- a CDS encoding acyl-CoA carboxylase subunit beta encodes the protein MRAEARLGGGQARIDAQHKKGKLTARERIDLLVDANSFEEFDAFVTHRSTDFGLDRLKFLGDGVITGCGKIRGRPVYIFSQDFTVLGGSLSEAHAEKICKIMDMAMKVGAPVIGLNDSGGARIQEGVVSLGGYADIFLRNTLASGVVPQISVVLGPCAGGAVYSPAITDFVLMTKGTSYMFVTGPNVVKTVTHEAVSSEELGGAQVHAAKSGVAHFACDNEADAVAKLKRLLDFIPQNNCEDPPSADCTDPLDREDEALDHIVPENPNQPYDMKDVINRVVDAGSFFEVHEEFAPNLVVGFAHLGGRSVGIIANQPAVLAGVLDINSSIKGARFIRFCDAFNIPIVTFEDVPGFMPGVEQEHGGIIRNGAKLLYAYCEATVPKITVITRKAYGGAYDVMNSKHVRGDMNYAWPTAEIAVMGPKGAVEIIFKKEIAAAVDPEAEVRKKTEEFREKFANPFIAAGRGYVDDIIEPKTTRPRLIRAFEMLETKKDTNPLKKHGNIPL
- the accC gene encoding acetyl-CoA carboxylase biotin carboxylase subunit; this translates as MKASIKKILIANRGEIAVRVVRACRDLGITSVAVYSECDKTAFHVRMADEAVFIGDSPSSESYLAQDKIIAAAQQTGADAIHPGYGFLAENPDFAARCADEGIIFIGPKAQTVRLLGDKLQARRMALKAGLSVIPGADIEGRDYETALREAKALGFPVLVKAAAGGGGKGMRVVNSEESLSEALQSAGSEALSAFGDGRVFVEKYLSHPRHVEIQILSDEHGNCVHLGERECSIQRRHQKVIEESPSPIMTEDLRSRMGEAAVKVARQCAYVGAGTVEFLVDEDRSFYFLEVNTRLQVEHPVTEMVTGVDIVKKQIAIAEGKPVGIRQDEVRLNGHAIECRLYAEDPLQGFVPSTGTLKNYRIPSGPGVRVDSGVVIFMEIPIYYDPIIAKLIVWGADRKESIARMKRALEEFRISGIETTLGFHRVVLDHPRFLAGDFSTRFLEEEYPEHGYRFFSDQLALEAALAAALHTFVSERRIAMRGGPVPGRAASDWKSTYRRKNLSRFGGSR
- a CDS encoding biotin/lipoyl-containing protein → MPRYQVVVEGEEFDIEIEYRSEQYLVTVNGRSLRITSHSLGESRALLLIGNETLEVDVRANGASAEKMVFIRGHDIPVTVEDYQLARMRKTAGISAGPAQETSLRAPMPGLVIDVRVKPGQRVTRGEPLIVIEAMKMENIIKARAEAVIKATHVAAGQSVEKGNVLLEFE
- a CDS encoding methylmalonyl-CoA mutase family protein encodes the protein MADDKRRTSSGIDIPVSLGPEDVTVDRQRLGQAGRYPFTRGVYADMYRGRPWTMRQYAGFGTAEETNKRFKYLLERGQTGLSVAFDLATQIGYDSDHPMARGEVGRTGVAVSSLRDMETLFAGIPLDEVSTSMTINSTAVVLLAMYVIVGKKQGVAPAKLAGTLQNDVLKEFVARGTYIFPPRPSMKIVTDILAYGSTHLPRYNTISISGYHIREAGATAAQEVAFTLANAIAYVTAALSAGLLIDDIAPRLSFFFACHNEILEEVARFRAARRIWAAIVKERFKAEDECSMRLRFHTQTGGSTLTAQQPENNIVRTTLQALAAVLGGTQSLHTNAYDEALGLPTEKSAEIALRTQQILACETGVTSTVDPLAGSYYVEYLTDRMEEKIREMMDRIEELGGAVRCVETGYFRDEIARSAYAFQRRVEDGQQTVVGINKYRSDVAGIPSVLKVDPQLEKKQVAALQALKAERDNGKVTASLAALEDAARRDENVVYPVLDAVENYATTGEISDVFRQIWGEYSERT